Part of the Prunus dulcis chromosome 8, ALMONDv2, whole genome shotgun sequence genome is shown below.
atttgtttgtttgcatAAAAGGGAAATTAAACTCTCAGGGTCTCGATCAGTAGATTGTTTTTGGTATTGCGGTGCGTGCACGAAAGTTTAATCGTCTTTCActttgatttatttgaaaaaataaataaataatactcAGTGTGAATGCACCGAAGTTCCAATTTTCCCTTCAAGTAAATTAGAATAGTCTCAAGCTACAAACTTTTTTCACATTACAGAATTATTAGAatggttatttatttttctttcttaaataacaaaaaatagaaaaatatattttttaagggAGAAAAACAAGACGGCCTTGGCAGGAAAAAGGTAAAAATtggggagattcactattatacccaatatgagggcccaaattataaaaataccctatataaaatggactttagaaacacacccaaagcccatttacaacataacaaaaaagcttttaacttcttataaattacaaatctgccatcaatttcttaaaacaagcccaaccccaaaatctcataaaaatccccaaagcactcaatagggcatcaaagtaatttaataatcaatattaaattcaaaaaggctagctatcattttttgggttttttttgggtttgtttataggaattcaattgtgtagggtttatttataatattagtgttagaaatgggtatatcactaaatatctctaaaaatTGGTAGATACTCAGAAACTTCGCTTTGAATAAACCCAGGTTTGCAGTACAGGGTCTTGACTCATGAGTCACATCCTTCAACTCAGAAACTTTGCTTTCAAAATCGATCTTATTTTCTTAAGTACTAAACTGAACACAACAAACAAACTCACTTCAGTTACACAACAATGAATTCGATCTCgcatttttcatttctcacaCTCATTAAAAAGTACATATGTtcctccaatttttttttcaatcctttTGTCTTTGTCCCATAGAAACTGAAACAGAAGCTAAAAGAATTTATCTAAGTCAGTACACATTTTGTTCCCAGTTTCAATCTTCGTGAAATTGAAAACTTTGCTGCCAATTTCCTTGTTAATCATCTCTTAATGTCTTGGACATATAAAAGACCAACGCCTCTATActtctccatcttcttcttcttcctcttttggtATATACCGCACGAGCCTTTTCTGGGATGAGATAAAAATATGCAACCAGCAAGAAATCCTCCAAAAAAGTTAATAAGAATGACCAAAAGGGTTTCAACTGAACCTCAGCCAGCTTTTGATGTTCTGTCTACAGGGGGTAGGACAACTGAATCAAGATTCGCAGGATAAGGAGTCCACAAGCCTAAGCCCCCCCGACTCTCTATCAAATTGCCATTGTTCGCATTAGCTTGGTCCCAATCTTTACCCTTATTCGAAATGGTTCCGTTCCCTTTAAGCTGATTCCAATTTGTTACCCACTCTATACGAGAAGAATGCTCCCTTATGTGCGGATGCAACACAAACAGTGAATTGTACTCGCAATTTGGAAACATAAAGAACCTAAACAAATCCCCTAACCTGTACACAACGTAACCAAAACTCAGTTGGTCTCTTGGTGTGAAGAGGTTGACCTCATTGAACCACAAGCAGCTAAACAAATTACTCATCGCAGTATGTTCCCGTATGATAATGGCTCCTTCTGGCACATCTGCATGTAACAGCTTGCattaatgatatgaataaaaaGAGGGTTATCATATATATGCAGATAATATTAGTAATGAACTTAGTTTTCAAGTGCCAGTAACTTGCGGCGAGGGGaggaaacaaataaacaaaaccaacaaattACATAACTCAAGATCTCCGGTCTTCCTTCTTACCACTAATAGTTTTCTTCGTTGAATTCCATGGCTCCAAGCCCTCATAACGATAAATTTTCATGTGTAGATCAATAAGAGGTCGAGCATATCGCTTCCTCCGCTTGTTTGAATCAGCCTCCTCATAAATGTTGCGATGATGCTTGTGCTGAGAAATTGCAAATGTATGCTTCCCACGCCATAAATATCTGCAAATCAAATTTTAGTTCACTTAGCTGTagttatatatgtatgtgtgcACACATGTCAAATGCAAACGATAAGGTCAATTTATTACCTTTCTAAAATTAGCAATGGATCAACTATGAGCTCCATTTTACCATCGATCCAAATGCTGTACTGTGCCTTAGGGAACAAACGGTGGGTTAATATCTTGGGGACCTTCCCATTCCTTCTTGGCTCATCATAAGGTGGATGCTTCAACAAAACAAGACGCCAGATACCAACCCATTTCCCCCCATCACTATCTTCTGTGACTGTGACATTTTCCTTAATAAATTTAAGAGATGTCTCATCCACCACCATGAGAAAACAGAAGAGCTTCTTAGAACGAGGACTTAAATTTGAAGGTTGATGGGGTACATCATATCCATCAAAAATGCCTGAGGCAACCACAAACCTACATTTCTTGGCATATTTGATGTCTGCAGGAGCCATTTCAGCACCACCATTTCGAATAAAACCACAGTGCACCTGCAGGATAATAACAGTACCCAACTAATGATGGAGAACGGCAGAAGTAACACCCccaatacaaaaagaaaaagaaagtttttcaaatttcaataaacaAGAAAGGTTTCTACATTAAGTTGACGATTCTCTCAAAGTCCCCCATCactgttttcaattttaaaaatactcTAAACATACTGTAAACTACAGTTTAATAACAAGAGGATGCTATGGAAGTCGAGACCTATTATTCTTTTAATTctaacaaaacaaacaagtgAAGCACATGCTTTGACTGACAATATGTAAATATGTAGAGCTAACACAGTACTCTGAAGTTCTATTTTTACCTTCATGTTTGATTTT
Proteins encoded:
- the LOC117612166 gene encoding uncharacterized protein LOC117612166 isoform X2 gives rise to the protein MKIVWKKGFIRLVLVGGILWMLLILLASLLHVWSCQSSISFFSAMCNKDSKVFSMLGSMGFVPKQQSQHRCPIPLADDPDKIVIPKGRTPDEIVKNLTYVMEDEILPDGKQSSPLFGGHQNWSQREESFRLKSNMKVHCGFIRNGGAEMAPADIKYAKKCRFVVASGIFDGYDVPHQPSNLSPRSKKLFCFLMVVDETSLKFIKENVTVTEDSDGGKWVGIWRLVLLKHPPYDEPRRNGKVPKILTHRLFPKAQYSIWIDGKMELIVDPLLILERYLWRGKHTFAISQHKHHRNIYEEADSNKRRKRYARPLIDLHMKIYRYEGLEPWNSTKKTISDVPEGAIIIREHTAMSNLFSCLWFNEVNLFTPRDQLSFGYVVYRLGDLFRFFMFPNCEYNSLFVLHPHIREHSSRIEWVTNWNQLKGNGTISNKGKDWDQANANNGNLIESRGGLGLWTPYPANLDSVVLPPVDRTSKAG
- the LOC117612166 gene encoding uncharacterized protein LOC117612166 isoform X1, whose amino-acid sequence is MDKESPRSVSFRTHRRGERSNLTLHTKDVEAGLPLGRVSQDNPMKIVWKKGFIRLVLVGGILWMLLILLASLLHVWSCQSSISFFSAMCNKDSKVFSMLGSMGFVPKQQSQHRCPIPLADDPDKIVIPKGRTPDEIVKNLTYVMEDEILPDGKQSSPLFGGHQNWSQREESFRLKSNMKVHCGFIRNGGAEMAPADIKYAKKCRFVVASGIFDGYDVPHQPSNLSPRSKKLFCFLMVVDETSLKFIKENVTVTEDSDGGKWVGIWRLVLLKHPPYDEPRRNGKVPKILTHRLFPKAQYSIWIDGKMELIVDPLLILERYLWRGKHTFAISQHKHHRNIYEEADSNKRRKRYARPLIDLHMKIYRYEGLEPWNSTKKTISDVPEGAIIIREHTAMSNLFSCLWFNEVNLFTPRDQLSFGYVVYRLGDLFRFFMFPNCEYNSLFVLHPHIREHSSRIEWVTNWNQLKGNGTISNKGKDWDQANANNGNLIESRGGLGLWTPYPANLDSVVLPPVDRTSKAG